In Cicer arietinum cultivar CDC Frontier isolate Library 1 chromosome 1, Cicar.CDCFrontier_v2.0, whole genome shotgun sequence, one DNA window encodes the following:
- the LOC101496239 gene encoding uncharacterized protein At4g38062-like, which yields MKDNVRTELDELKSELEKLRVECQLKTQHLENLKRKDRSDQFQEITHLAEKRAHELDLKSEEIYELKRINENLKSSLHEKEKHIAHLNLENNKIQAICAERVLKLEESNNKLVLAFDELTARNSYLEQNVCASSEEILCLKSLLSATEKKCREAEERAQQAKTLRLREDVILQLEEQNISVQDQIKWRNEQFKHLEQAYQQLQVQFKLSKEEWEKERSSLLSEISSLQISLDSQTRTLDGLQSRLEMCNHALAREESKRKLLEAEISEFKTCFEDVYGQCEEKKSEIQQLTVMRNDEIAELRNLLGEKETLVKELERKNVHLEQDNQELGDSLKELREAQIRNVGANSKTSKLQNKLRRLEEVHKSCSSILISKEAQWGSQIEKMEADIVGFKSALTNKEREIRELQMELEKCYYAIEEKQIGLWIFESVLAEAYSKSKSFGTETGKTVCVKENKNMILISTEELRVKDNSLKTLAQQQFLLEEELEQKKKMLEESSGGQLILKEQLLQMENTLKNERNVAFEALEMLKLEMAKKNDEVSRLDCEAQNWKSNAENLKVSFEEIQRTYKRMEASLLSQIENEQALKQESKSLLCIVKDHERKTEDLQQQIALLESCNADKTKEAKRFKQEKDELVQTVMEKDGSIKDLQKDIDVACLKQEFMKKELEDAVLAQLDTLKALEQKENLLWKIKDEKDQTIKHFQELAKASEQEFLDALCFSFSKQVEKLVEVCMLTEALKNVEYLTKLEIEEKNARIMKSELEINSLLENLAHTEESCSHFKHEVKQFQTSLETMELETKALTNEKLKMEQIITEIKFEKGNLIHDITKLSTEREDMLAHIEYIYEKIRNLSSEDMQLMERLGNIVNTSIDDENETTMDSVVCDKLHESAQDSTDGLLLPPTNKKIEEIFYGRLPLREVNSLHM from the coding sequence ATGAAGGATAATGTGCGCACAGAATTAGATGAACTCAAATCAGAATTGGAGAAGCTTAGGGTAGAATGCCAATTGAAAACACAACACCTTGAAAATTTGAAGAGAAAAGACCGCTCTGACCAATTTCAAGAAATTACTCATCTGGCTGAGAAACGAGCTCACGAGCTCGATCTCAAATCAGAGGAGATTTATGAACTCAAGAGAATCAATGAGAATCTCAAGTCTAGTTTGCATGAAAAAGAAAAGCACATTGCCCATTTGAATTTGGAGAATAACAAGATTCAAGCTATTTGTGCCGAGAGGGTGCTCAAATTGGAGGAAAGTAACAATAAGTTGGTTTTGGCTTTCGATGAACTCACTGCTAGAAACAGTTATTTGGAGCAGAATGTTTGTGCCAGCAGCGAGGAAATTTTGTGTCTCAAGTCGTTGTTATCGGCTACAGAGAAGAAGTGTCGAGAGGCCGAGGAGAGAGCTCAGCAGGCGAAGACACTGAGATTACGAGAGGATGTGATACTGCAATTGGAGGAACAAAATATCAGCGTGCAAGATCAAATTAAATGGAGAAATGAACAGTTTAAACATCTTGAACAAGCTTATCAGCAACTTCAAGTTCAGTTCAAATTGAGCAAGGAGGAGTGGGAGAAGGAGAGATCTTCACTGCTCAGCGAAATATCTTCGTTGCAAATCAGTTTGGATTCTCAGACAAGAACTTTGGATGGGCTTCAATCTCGTTTGGAGATGTGTAACCATGCGTTGGCTCGCGAAGAAAGCAAGAGGAAACTCTTGGAGGCTGAAATATCTGAGTTCAAGACTTGTTTTGAGGATGTTTATGGTCAGTGTGAAGAAAAGAAGTCTGAGATACAACAGTTGACCGTTATGAGGAATGATGAGATAGCCGAGTTGAGAAACTTGCTGGGAGAGAAAGAGACTCTTGTGAAAGAATTGGAAAGGAAAAATGTTCACCTTGAACAAGATAATCAGGAATTGGGAGATTCACTTAAAGAACTGAGGGAAGCTCAAATACGTAACGTGGGTGCGAATTCTAAGACATCAAAGCTTCAGAACAAGCTAAGACGGTTGGAGGAGGTTCATAAAAGTTGTTCTTCAATTCTCATTTCTAAAGAAGCCCAATGGGGTTCTCAGATAGAAAAGATGGAAGCAGATATTGTTGGTTTTAAATCTGCACTGACCAATAAAGAACGAGAAATCAGGGAGCTTCAGATGGAACTGGAAAAATGTTACTATGCCATTGAAGAGAAACAAATTGGACTGTGGATCTTTGAATCAGTACTTGCTGAGGcttattccaaatcaaaatCATTTGGTACAGAAACTGGTAAAACAGTTTGTGtcaaagagaataaaaatatgattttaatttctaCTGAGGAATTGAGAGTGAAAGACAATTCTCTAAAAACTCTGGCACAACAACAATTTCTGTTGGAGGAAGAGCttgaacaaaaaaagaaaatgcttgagGAATCATCTGGAGGCCAACTCATATTGAAAGAGCAACTATTGCAGATGGAAAACACcctaaaaaatgaaagaaacgTTGCATTTGAGGCTCTAGAGATGCTGAAACTTGAAATGGCTAAGAAAAATGATGAAGTATCTCGATTAGATTGTGAAGCACAGAATTGGAAGTCTAATGCTGAAAACCTTAAAGTTTCCTTTGAAGAAATTCAGAGAACATACAAAAGAATGGAAGCTTCCCTCCTATCACAGATTGAAAATGAGCAAGCCCTTAAGCAGGAGAGCAAAAGCCTTCTCTGCATTGTCAAGGATCACGAGAGGAAAACTGAAGATCTTCAACAGCAAATAGCTTTACTGGAATCCTGCAATGCAGATAAAACAAAGGAAGCAAAGAGATTTAAGCAAGAGAAAGATGAACTTGTCCAAACTGTAATGGAGAAGGATGGTTCCATAAAAGATCTTCAGAAAGATATAGATGTTGCCTGCTTGAAGCAAGAGTTCATGAAAAAAGAATTAGAAGATGCAGTTCTTGCACAACTAGATACACTAAAAGCCCTTGAGCAGAAGGAAAATCTTCTTTGGAAGATTAAAGACGAGAAAGATCAAACTATAAAGCATTTTCAGGAGCTAGCTAAAGCATCAGAACAAGAATTTTTGGATGCACTGtgtttctctttttcaaaaCAAGTGGAAAAGTTGGTTGAAGTTTGCATGCTTACTGAGGCTTTGAAGAATGTGGAATACCTGACAAAGCTAGAAATTGAAGAGAAGAATGCAAGAATAATGAAATCGGAATTGGAAATTAACAGTTTGCTTGAGAATTTGGCACATACAGAAGAATCATGTTCTCATTTTAAACACGAAGTTAAGCAGTTTCAAACATCATTGGAAACCATGGAGTTAGAAACTAAAGCATTGACAAATGAAAAGCTGAAGATGGAACAGATAATTACAGAGATCAAGTTTGAGAAAGGAAATTTGATTCATGACATCACGAAATTATCGACAGAAAGGGAAGATATGTTGGCACACATAGAATACATCTatgaaaaaattagaaatttgtCTAGTGAAGATATGCAGTTGATGGAGAGACTGGGAAATATAGTGAATACTTCTAtagatgatgaaaatgaaacAACAATGGATTCAGTAGTTTGTGATAAACTACATGAGTCTGCTCAAGACAGTACAGATGGTCTTCTTTTACCTcccacaaacaaaaaaattgaagaaattttttatggGCGATTGCCATTGAGAGAGGTTAACAGTTTGCATATGTAG